Within Synechococcales cyanobacterium T60_A2020_003, the genomic segment GTTGAGCGCAACACATTTGATGAACAATTCCACGGCTTGATTGTCAAATTGACGTGCACTGAGATTGCCCCCAAAAATAGTCTTAAAGCGGAACATGGTAGTTTCAGCAATCGAACGACGATGATAGC encodes:
- a CDS encoding IS5/IS1182 family transposase, translating into YHRRSIAETTMFRFKTIFGGNLSARQFDNQAVELFIKCVALNRMIQIAKPDSYKVEA